Genomic window (Escherichia fergusonii ATCC 35469):
CTTTAAGCGTAAAGTACCAGTGACCGGAAGCCGGTTGTGTGAAATTAGAGATTTCGCCACTGATCCACACCTGCCCCATCTCATGCTCAAGCAGCAGACGAACCGTTTGATTCAGGCGGCTAACGGTAAAAATTGCAGGGGATTGAGAAGGTAACATGTGAGCGAGATCAAATTCTAAATCAGCAGGTTATTCAGTCGATAGTAACCCGCCCTCCGGGGATAGCAAGCATTTTTTGCAAAAAGGGGTAGATGCAATCGGTTACGCTCTGTATAATGCCGCGGCAATATTTATTAACCACTCTGGTCGAGATATTGCCCATGCTACGTATCGCTAAAGAAGCTCTGACGTTTGACGACGTTCTCCTCGTTCCTGCTCATTCTACCGTTCTGCCGAATACTGCTGACCTCAGCACCCAGCTGACGAAAACTATTCGTCTGAATATCCCTATGCTCTCCGCAGCAATGGATACCGTAACGGAAGCGCGCCTGGCTATCGCCCTGGCTCAGGAAGGCGGTATCGGTTTTATCCACAAAAACATGTCCATTGAACGCCAGGCTGAAGAAGTTCGCCGCGTGAAAAAACACGAATCTGGCGTGGTAACCGATCCGCAGACTGTTCTACCAACCACGACGCTGCGCGAAGTGAAAGAACTGACCGAGCGTAACGGTTTTGCAGGCTATCCGGTAGTTACCGAAGAAAACGAACTGGTCGGCATCATCACCGGTCGTGACGTGCGTTTTGTTACCGATTTGAACCAGCCGGTTAGCGTTTACATGACGCCGAAAGAGCGTCTGGTAACAGTGCGTGAAGGCGAAGCCCGTGAAGTGGTGCTGGCAAAAATGCACGAAAAACGCGTTGAAAAAGCGCTGGTGGTTGATGATGAATTCCACCTGATCGGCATGATCACTGTGAAGGACTTCCAGAAAGCGGAACGTAAACCGAACGCGTGTAAAGACGAACAAGGCCGTCTGCGTGTAGGTGCAGCGGTTGGCGCGGGCGCTGGTAACGAAGAGCGTGTTGATGCGCTGGTTGCCGCAGGCGTTGACGTTCTGCTGATCGACTCCTCTCACGGTCACTCTGAAGGTGTTCTGCAGCGTATCCGTGAAACTCGCGCTAAATATCCTGACCTGCAAATCATCGGCGGCAACGTGGCAACAGCTGCAGGTGCCCGCGCGCTGGCAGAAGCCGGTTGCAGTGCCGTTAAAGTGGGTATCGGCCCTGGTTCTATTTGTACTACCCGCATTGTTACTGGCGTCGGTGTTCCGCAGATCACCGCCGTTGCTGACGCAGTAGAAGCCCTGGAAGGCACCGGGATTCCGGTTATCGCTGACGGTGGTATTCGTTTCTCTGGCGATATCGCCAAAGCTATCGCTGCTGGTGCAAGCGCGGTGATGGTAGGTTCCATGCTGGCGGGTACTGAAGAATCCCCAGGTGAAATCGAGCTCTACCAGGGCCGTTCTTACAAGTCTTACCGTGGGATGGGCTCTCTGGGCGCGATGTCCAAAGGTTCTTCTGACCGTTACTTCCAGAGCGACAACGCTGCCGACAAACTGGTGCCGGAAGGTATCGAAGGTCGCGTAGCCTATAAAGGTCGCCTGAAAGAGATCATTCACCAGCAGATGGGCGGCCTGCGCTCCTGTATGGGCCTGACCGGCTGTGGTACTATCGACGAACTGCGTACTAAAGCGGAGTTTGTACGTATCAGCGGTGCGGGCATTCAGGAAAGCCACGTTCACGACGTGACCATTACTAAAGAGTCCCCGAACTACCGTCTGGGCTCCTGATTCTCTTCGCCCGACTTCATGTCGGGCGATTTATATTATCTGTTTCACTTGCCTCGGAATAAGCGTCAATGACGGAAAACATTCATAAGCATCGCATCCTCATTCTGGACTTCGGTTCTCAGTACACCCAACTGGTTGCGCGCCGCGTGCGTGAACTGGGTGTTTACTGCGAACTGTGGGCGTGGGATGTGACAGAAGCACAAATTCGTGACTTCAATCCAAGCGGCATTATTCTTTCCGGCGGCCCGGAAAGCACCACCGAAGAAAACAGCCCGCGTGCGCCGCAGTATGTCTTTGAAGCAGGCGTACCGGTATTCGGCATTTGCTATGGCATGCAGACCATGGCAATGCAGTTGGGCGGTCATGTTGAAGCCTCTAACGAACGTGAATTTGGCTATGCGCAGGTTGAAGTCGTAAACGACAGCGCACTGGTTCGCGGTATCGAAGATGCTCTGACAGCAGACGGGAAACCTCTGCTCGATGTCTGGATGAGCCACGGCGATAAAGTTACCGCTATCCCGTCCGACTTCATCACCGTAGCCAGCACCGAAAGCTGCCCGTTCGCCATCATGGCTAACGAAGAAAAACGCTTCTATGGCGTACAGTTCCACCCGGAAGTGACTCACACTCGCCAGGGTATGCGCATGCTGGAGCGTTTTGTGCGTGATATCTGCCAGTGTGAAGCCCTGTGGACGCCAGCGAAAATTATCGACGATGCTGTAGCCCGTATCCGCGAGCAGGTAGGCGACGATAAAGTGATCCTTGGCCTCTCTGGTGGCGTGGATTCCTCCGTAACCGCAATGCTGCTGCACCGCGCAATCGGCAAAAACCTGACTTGCGTATTCGTCGACAACGGCCTGCTGCGTCTCAATGAAGCAGAGCAGGTTCTGGATATGTTTGGCGATCACTTTGGTCTGAACATTGTTCACGTTCCGGCAGAAGATCGCTTCTTGTCAGCGCTGGCTGGTGAAAACGATCCGGAAGCAAAACGTAAAATCATCGGTCGCGTTTTCGTTGAAGTATTCGATGAAGAAGCGCTGAAACTGGAAGATGTGAAGTGGCTGGCGCAGGGTACTATCTACCCTGATGTTATCGAATCTGCCGCATCTGCAACCGGTAAAGCGCACGTCATCAAATCTCACCACAACGTGGGCGGCCTGCCGAAAGAGATGAAGATGGGCCTGGTTGAACCGCTGAAAGAGCTGTTCAAAGACGAAGTGCGTAAGATTGGTCTGGAGCTGGGCCTGCCGTACGACATGCTGTACCGTCACCCGTTCCCGGGACCAGGCCTCGGCGTTCGTGTTCTGGGTGAAGTGAAGAAAGAGTACTGTGATCTGCTGCGCCGTGCTGACGCCATCTTTATTGAAGAACTGCGTAAAGCGGACCTGTACGACAAAGTCAGCCAGGCGTTCACCGTCTTCCTGCCAGTACGTTCCGTTGGTGTAATGGGCGATGGCCGTAAGTATGACTGGGTTGTCTCTCTGCGTGCTGTCGAAACCATCGACTTTATGACCGCACATTGGGCGCATCTGCCGTACGATTTCCTCGGTCGCGTTTCCAACCGCATTATCAATGAAGTGAACGGTATTTCCCGCGTGGTGTATGACATCAGCGGCAAGCCGCCAGCAACTATTGAGTGGGAATGATTTCCCGATAATTGATTAATGATCATGGCACAAGGATAAGTGCCATCATTAAATATTCTTCACATCTAATTAAGATACTACTCTGACTTAATACATCCATTTTTCCACCAACGCTTCACCTAATTTCTCGCGTAACATTTCTTCGTTATCTTCCTCACCATGCACTGTGAGCAGACATTTAAACATGACCAGGTCGAGATACTGACCAACATCACTAAACATTTGTGTCAGCATCGGTGGACAGTCGTGATCAAAGTACCAGACTTCGCCTGTTACCCGGTGAAAACACCACAAATTGCCATTCCCTAAATAGTCACCAAAAGCGATAAGTTGGTCGACAAGATTCCTCTGTTCATCACTATCAGAAAGATCTTCCAGAAGATCTGTAATCCCTGGGTACGCGTCGATTAATGGTTCAATTGCCGCGTAAGGTGCCGGTTGCACACTGCAAAGCGTTTCCACCAGATCAAGAGCGCCAATGTGTTCATGATATGTGCGAAGTAATAGGGGAATGGTACACCCCAACCTTTGTTCGAGCGCATCAATTTCACTGGCGAGAACAGGGGTAATGGGTGAGAGTCGGTTCCACTCTACACTCCAGGCAAGGGCACAGGCGCGCCACCAGTTAATACGTGCAAAAATATCCGTAAATTCTGGCCATACCAATGGTGGAATGTCACTTTCAGTTATTATGGCGTCAGATTTTGAGCTCATATCAAGATTGACCTTATTTAAATCGAGTACAGGAATCTGTTTTTTTAATGAAAAAGCCCAAACTGCAGGCAGTTTGGGCTTGACTTAATCATACATCGCAAAAGTTTAATTAAACCAGCTATCTGACTTCTCGGCTTTGTTCTCTTCTGCTTTGCCTACGCTTTTGAGTAAATCGCGACCGCCCTCGGACATGTTTCGATTTGCATCAGCTTCCGACTGCACAACGTCGGTATGCGCAGCTGAACGTTTGAGCTCTTGATCGATGAATTCGTTCTCGCGTTTAACTCGCGCTTCTTCCCTTGCCAGAGCCAGTTTTTGTTTCTGGATCTCTAAGCTTCGAAGTTCATCTTCATAGCCTTGATCACGTTTTTTATCTTTGCTTGCTTCAGCATCCAGTTTGTCCTGACGAGCCTGGCGTTCTGCTGCCGCAGCAGCAGCTTTTTTATTCGCTGCTGCCTGGGCGTTAGCACGCCGTTGCTTCTCTTGCTGGATCTCCCTGTTGCGTTGCGCTACCCATTCGTCATGCTCTTTTTTCGCTTCATTTTTACCTTGCTGTTCAGCTTCTGCGACAGCAGAAAGTTGATCCTGTAATGAAGCGGCAAAAACAGTGCTACTAAGCGTAGATAGAATGGCGCATAGCAAAATTTTCTTCATGACACCCCCCTGATATTATTTCTTCTCAGGGCATTGCGCGTTTGGCTGAATGCGGGTTTCATTGTAAGCGGTAGAGATGACCACCGCCAAACCAGTGGTGAACTGGCACTGTTTCCCTACCTGAGTTGAGGTATATACTTTTTTGCCTTCTTTATAGGTTAAGGAAACACCTTCAACTAACACTTTGTCATCAACCATGGAACCTGCCGCCGCACCAGCTGCACCGCCAGCAACAGCGCCTGTGGTGGTGTTCAGTGTGCTACGAGAACCGACGTTGTGGCCAGCTACGCCGCCAGCGACAGCACCCAATACCGCACCGAACGTCTGTGCAGCTTGTTTATTTTTCGTATTATCCACCGCAACTTTTGCTGGCAGAACGGAAATAATATTAACCGTCTTAGTCTCTTGTTTAGAGTTTAACTGATCGGTCTGATAGACATCGGCCGCATGTTCATCGGCATTTGACTGACACCCGGTAAGAGCAATAGAAGCCATAATTGCTACAGGTAATAAACATTTTTTAAAATTCATCACTATTCCTTGTTGTGTGTATTGAGAAAACAGCCTATTTAAGATCATCGCAATTAAAAAGTAAATCGAGTGCGTAGAAACAAGAAAAGAAAATTAATAATTATATTTTTGGTGAATGTAATGATGAATAATATATGATTTATTATATACATTTAATGTATAAATTTTTCCTAATTAACTAATCTTTATATGATTCAGTGTATATTACATATATACCCACATCATCTAAGGTTAACTGCAAATACAGACAGGAAAATATCAGCATCAGACGTTATGCTGTTTAGAAGTTATCGCAAGGTAATAAACACGTTAGCGTTGAGTATGGGAACTGCTGGAGAGAGTGGATTGTTGTGCTTCCTTTTTGTCCTGATGATGATGCCAGGCGCCGACGGAAGAGTAGATGAAGCGACCAAAGAAGAAGATAAAGCTGATAAGCAGTACGATACGGGTCATGCGACTGTTAAATCGATGTCGTTTTCGTAAACTGGTGGGCTGGCTCACAACGGGTTCCTTCGGTTAAACCCCAAAAAATGGGCGATACTTACATTAAGGCATACTGCTCAGAAATGGTCAATTCTTACGATTGTAAAAATATGTCAGCGCTTTCATTCGTAAATGTTATGAGAAATAGAATATTATTTGCATTAATAATGAGTTATTGATAACAGCAAAAAATAAACGTAATAAATGATTAATGGTGACCAAATAATTTGATATATATCAATTGATGCTTCAGAGTGAGCACTAAAATTGTCACCTCATTTGTGATGTTTATCATTACTATAATCTTAAGTCAGGTGGGATGCCTGTCTGTAAACACCCTCAGGGGAGAGGGGTTTCTACTGAGCATCTATGAAACTGAATGCCAAATATATAAAATTCCGAGATAAATGGTGGGCACTTCCGCTTATTCTTCCGTGTTTTTTACTTCCTTTATTAGCTAGCGCAAATAGTTACACTCATATTAGTTCTGGTAACGTAACACTCTTTTACTTGCCTTTGGCATTAATGATTAGCCTGATGTTATTTTTTGGTTGGGGTGCATTGCCAGGCATCATATTATCGATATTTTTGCGTAAATATCATGATGTTGGCTTATATGAAACACTGACTATATCAGCCAATTTTGTGCTCATTATTGTGCTAAGTTGGGGCGGATATCGGGTGTTTGTTCCCCGCCGGAGTCACATTTCACATGGCAATGCGCAACTTCTCTTTCAGCGGCTTTTCTGGCAGGTTTTTTGCCCGGCAGTCTTGTTTTTGTTGCTTTTCCAGTTTGCTTCTTTTGTCGGATTGTATGGCAGTCGCTCCAGCCAGATTGGCATAATGCCTTTTAATATTAGTACATTAATAAATTTTCAGTCACTGCTGGTGGGCAATCTGGTCGGTGTTCCACTTTGCTACGTTATTATTCGTATTTTACGTAACCCATTGCATATATTTGGCTATTATTCTCAGCTAAAACAACAGGTTGACAGAAAGGTCAGCAAAAAGGAATTTGTCTTGTGGTTAATGGTATTGACTGCATTGATGACTTTGCTCTGTATGCCATTGAATACCCGCAGTTCAATTTTCAGCACCAATTACACCTTATCGCTGCTTCTACCGGTGATGTTGTGGGGAGCGATGCGTTATGGCTACCGATTGATCTCACTGATATGGGCGGCGGTTCTGATTATCGGTATTCATAATCACAAAAGTTATATGCCGTGGTATGCAGGATACGATGTTCAGTTGGCGATTACTTCTTCGAGCTATCTGGTATTTTCTTTTATTATTAATTACATGGCAGTACTTGCTACCCGGCAGCGGGCGGTGGTAAACCGCATTCGCCGCCTGGCTTATTTCGATCCTGTAGTCCATTTGCCCAATATTCGTTCCCTTAATCGCACTTTGGCGAGTGCTCCCTGGTCGGTTATTTGTTACTTGCGCGTACCTGGCATGGAAATGTTAGTAAAAAACTACGGCATCATGTTGCGTATTCAGTACAAGCAGAATATTTCCCACTGGCTCGCACCGATGCTGGAGAAAGATGAATATGTTTACCAGTTGTCGGGTAATGATCTCGCATTACGTCTGAATACAGAAGGCCACCAGGAGCGTATTGAAGCGATAGATAAGCACCTGAAAAATTTCCGCTTTATGTGGGACGGAATGCCACTCCAGCCACAAATCGGTATCAGTTATTGTTATGTACGTTCGCCAGTTAACCATATCTATTTATTACTTGGTGAATTAAGTACTGTCGCAGAGCTCTCTATCGCGACAAATGCGCCAGAAAGTATGCAACGTCGCGGCGCGATGCATGTACAAAGAGACCTGAAAGATAAAGTAGCGATGATGAACCGTCTGCAACAGGCGCTTGAGCATGACCGTTTTTGCCTGATGGCGCAGCCGATTGTTGGTGTGCGGGGGGATGTTTATCACGAAATTTTGCTGCGTATGGAAGATGACGCTAACGGCAGGATCAATCCGGATATTTTCCTTCCAGTTGCCCACGAGTTCGGTTTGTCTTCCGCAATTGATCTATGGGTGATTGAACATACTCTGCAGTTTATGGCCGTAAACCGGGAGAAGATCCCGGCGCAGCGCTATGCGATTAACTTATCTCCAACATCTGTGTGTCGCCAGCGTTTACCGGAAGAGGTCAGGCATTTGTTGACCAAATACCAAATCGAAGCATGGCAGCTTATTTTCGAGGTTACCGAAAGTAATGCACTGACAAATATGGAACAGGCGCAAAACACCTTATTACAGTTGCAGGAACTAGGCTGTCGAATAGCCATTGATGATTTCGGTACAGGTTATGCCAGTTACGCACGGCTGAAAAACGTGAATGCCGATATTATGAAAATTGATGGTAGTTTTATCCGTAATATTGTCTCTAACAGCCTCGATTACCAGATTGTGGCATCGATCTGCCATCTTGCACGAATGAAAAAAATGCAGGTGGTTGCTGAATATGTAGAAAATGAAGAGATCCATCAGGCGGCATTGTCGCTGGGAATCGATTATTTTCAGGGTAATTTCTTTGGTGAGGCGAAACCGCTAAACGAAATTGTTGCGCAGAATGAGCAGCTAAAGAAATGCGTCAATCAATGAATCAAAACGCGTAATAAGGCTGGCCCGATGTGAAATCGGGCCACTTGTATCTCTTATGCTGTAACGCACATTATTTAGATATACCTTCTTCTTCAATCTTAAGTCGCCAGCCAGTGACTGAACTCCAGTACTCTTGCTCTTTTTCCAGATCCAACAATACCAGCGCATTCTGACTAAACCAGTCGTGGGGAAAGCGTAATGTCCAGTGGTTGTCATCTGTAATTAGTGTCAGTGTAGGCGGAGTGGTCGTCGCCTGACGCTGATTATTCAGCAACACACCAAGGCGCAGTAGCTGAATTAGCGGTAAATACTGTTTCTTCTTAAATAAGGTAAACCGGGGAAGATCGTCGAGCTTAATCGCTTTTCGATGATAGCGCACAAGGGTTGCCATCATCATTTGTTGTTCCTGATTAAACCCAGGTAAATCGCTGTTTTGCAAGATATAAGCTGAATGGCGATGCAAACCGCTGTGGTTAATATTCAGGCCAACTTCATGGAGCATAGCTGCCCAGCGTAACAACGCTTCAAGTTGCGGATGTGCAAGCTTAGGTTGCTGTGATTGCCACTGCTCATACATATGCATAGTGGTATCAAGAACACGGCGGGCTTGATCGCTGTCGATATGGTACTGATTCGCCAGGCTACTGGCGGTGCGGCTGCGCACATCCTGATGACGAAATCGGCCTTCCATTTCGTACAACACACCTTCGCGCAGGGCTCCGTCAGAAAGTCGCAATTCGCGAATGGCTAACGCATCAAACACCCCACAAAGTATCGCCAGGCCAGGTACAAATACCGCCTTACGCTCTTCAGATAATCCAGGCAAACTCAAGGCGGCAAAGTTGCGGTGCTTCAGGACTTCTTTCACCAATTTGTCGAGCCGTTCCTGGGTGATGATCCCATCGTCCTCGCCCATTTCGATAAGCACTTCATGGGCAGCTTTAATCGTTCCCGAGGCACCAAGCGCTACATTCCAGCCTTGAATGCGGAATTGCCAGGTGAGATTCTCCAGCTTTTGCACTGCAGCCATTCGCGCCCGCTGAAAATTCTCTTTATTAATGACGCCGCCAGGAAAATAGAGTTGTGCAAAACTCACACAGCCCATACGACGGCTTTCAACCAGAATCGGTTCGAAGTCTTCGCCGATGACCAGTTCTGTCGACCCACCTCCGATATCAATCACCAGCTTGCGGCCTTTTTCTGGTTGTGTGTGTTCCACACCCATAAAAATCAGACGCGCCTCTTCGTTGCCGGAGATGATCTCAATTGGGTAGGGGATGACTTTCTCCGCTCGCTTCAAAAAAATGGTCGCATTCTGCGCCTGACGTAATGTATGTGTTCCCACAATACAAACGCTGGAGGGAGAAAAACCTTGCAAACGTTCAGCAAACAGTGACAAGCAATTTAAACCACGCTCCATCGCTTCTTCGCTGAGCATGTTATCTTCACCAAGACCATCAGCCAGGTGGACGCGCTGTTTCAGGCGACCAATAATTTGCATTGCGCCATCGACCACACGGGCAATGACCATATGAAAACTGTTTGATCCCAGGTCGACAGCGGCAAATTCCTGCGGTCGTGGTGATTTATCATGTATTGGCATAGGGTTAGTCGGGTTGTTCAAGTGATTTGATATAATCGTAAATCGCCAGTTGTGCCTGAACTTTGCGGCGATTGCCGCGTGGCACATAGCGGTTACTCAGCTCTTTATCGATAAAACGTGCTTTTACTGTGTCGCTAAACAAAATATCAATGATATCCAGAACACGCTGCTTCAGGCGTGGGTCCAGAATCGGAGTTGCCACCTCAATACGATAATCAATATTGCGCGTCATCCAGTCCGCAGAGGAGAGCCAGACCTGCTTGTCGCCGCCGTTTTCAAAAATATAGACCCGGTCATGTTCCAGATATCGGTCAACAATGCTGATAGCCCGAATGTTATCGCTGATGCCCTCAAGGTGAGGGATCAGTGAACACATACCACGTACTAACAAATTGACCTGCACACCGGAACCGGATGCCGCATAAAGTCTGTCTACCAGTCCTTTGTCTACCAGGTTGTTCAGTTTCAGGGTAATACCAGAGGGTAAGCCCTGTTGAGCATTGGCAATTTCCCGGTCGATCATGTCATACAGTAACCGACGTGAGTTTTGCGGTGAAACCATCAGATAATCGAAGGTTACCGGACGATAGGGATTCTCAATAAAGTTAAACACCCGGCGTACTTCATTGGTGATACGAGCGTCGGCGGTCAGTAACGAGTAATCGGTATACAGGCGCGCGGTTTTTTCGTTGAAGTTACCCGTACCGATATGGGCGTAACGCACAACTTCATCGCCTTCTTTACGCGAAATCAGGAACAGCTTGGCGTGTATTTTTAGCCCAGGTGCAGAGAAAATCACATGTACGCCAGCTTCTGTCAGGCGCTTTGCCCAGTGAATATTGGCTTCTTCATCAAAACGGGCCTGTAATTCAACCACCACGGTGACTTTTTTACCGTTGTGAGCGGCATGGATCATTGAATCAATGATGCGAGAGTCTTTCGCTACGCGATAAATATTGATTTTGATTGCCAGTACACTGGGATCGAAAGAGGCCTGACGCAGCAATTCCAGCACATGTTCAAAGGTGTGATAAGGATAATAGAGCAGCACGTCACGTTCGCGGATAGCATCGAAACCGTTACGGAATTTATCTTTATCAAACCAGATATGGCGCAACCGCGGCAGCGGCTTATTTACCAGATTCGCTTTGCCAACATTGGGGAAATTAATAAAGTCTTTAAAGTTATGATAACGTCCGCCAGGAACAATAGAGTCATAACGAGAAATGGTTAATTTCTCGCGCAGCACTTCGACTAATGCGTCGGGCATATCACGTTGATAAACAAACCGCACAGGTTCAGCCGTCAGGCGCTGTTTCAGGCTGGACGACATCAACTCCATCAGACTGGATTCCATTTCGTGCACCAGGTCGTACTCGGCATCACGAGTCATCTTCATGGAATAGGCATTTAAGGCGTCATAATCAAAAAAGCCTTTGAAGATATCATCCAGGCAGTAACGGAGAATATTGTCCAGCAAAATCATTGGCTTGCGACGACGCGGAGCTTCCGGGGGCAGATTCACAAAGCGTGGCACTTTATCTGAAGGTATTTCCAGGAGTGCATAACGAATGGAATCTCCACGGATAATTTCCACCGCCAGATAGGTGTAGTCATCTTTCAGGAACTGCACCAGGTCCGTTTCACGGTTAATTAAAATCGGGGTAATGTGTTGGCGAAGGTACTGCTTAAAGTAATGACGCAGCCAAATTTGTTGATTAACCGACAGTTGCCGTTCATTAATCAGGAAAATTTGATTACGTGCCATCTCAAGTAGTAGCTCGTTGTACAGGCCGTCAAATTCCTGATCGGCCTTCAAAACGCGGGACTGGATTTTACCTAACAGATGGCGAGAATGTGAGTTCGAACCTTGTTCTTCGCTAATAATGATACGGCGCTTCAGTTCGGCGAAGCGGACTTTATAGAACTCATCAAGGTTATTGGAATAGATCCCCAGGAAACGCATCCTTTCAATCAGCGGATTGGATTTATCCGCTGCTTCCTGGAGCACGCGTTCATTAAACGCTAACCAACTGAGCTCTTTCTCGATGTATAGCTTTTCCTGACCCATTACCTCTTTTACTCCGTTTTATTCACGGGAAACTGCCGGGTTATTATGACGAGCATATTGACCAGATGTCCAACAGTGTCAGACAAGTATGGTTAAAGTCGGTGGAGAACCGATTTTAAATGCTGTTAAATGACGTAGAGAACACGGCGGGGAAGAGCGTTCCTCACGCAAGCAGAACCGTGAGGAACAGAAAAAAATAGTTATTCGTCAGCCGCATAGCCTTGAGGAGGCAGACGTTTACCATCCAGCCAGGCGGCGTTATCGCGCATTTTCAACCGACCATCAACAAACCAACTAATGACCAGAGGATAAATGGCATGTTCCTGCGTTTGCACACGAGCCGTCACATCATCTTCAGTATCACCTGCAAACACCGGCACTCTGGCCTGTAATATTACCGGGCCACCGTCCAGTTCATCTGTGACAAAATGCACGGATGTTCCATGCTCTTTATCACCATTTTCCAGAGCCTGGCGATGGGTATGAAGCCCTGGATATTTAGGTAGCAAAGAGGGATGAATATTCAGCAACTTTTCTGCGTAATGCTCCACAAATGTCGGGCTTAAAATACGCATAAAACCCGCCAGCACCACAACATCGGGCGTGTAGTTGTCAATCTCAGCAATAAGTTGCTTGTCAAAAGCGTCGCGGTTAGCAAAATCATTCGCTGACAATACATGCGTTGGGATACCCGCTTCCCTGGCACGTTCAAGGCCGAACGCGTCGGCCTTATTGCTGAAGACTGCCCGTACGGTGCCTTTGATTTTATTGACTTTGCAGGCATCGATGATTGCCTGCAAATTGCTTCCGTTGCCGGAAATAAGCACCACAATATTCATCAAGCAATAACCACACGTTGTTCGGCATCAGAGGCTTTAATCACCCCAATTTTCCAGGCCTTTTCACCGTTGGCATTGAGCAGGGCGAGGGCGTTTTCGACTTCCGCTTCTGGCAGAGCGATGATCATGCCGACGCCACAGTTAAAGGTGCGATACATTTCGTGGCGGCTGACGTTACCCGCAGTTTGCAGCCAGTTAAACACTTCCGGCCACTGCCAGGAGGATTCATCAATTACTGCCTGAGTATTTTCTGGCAGTACGCGAGGAATATTTTCCCAGAAGCCACCCCCCGTCAGGTGAGCAATAGCATGAACATCAACCTTGTCGATCAATTCCAGTACCGATTTCACATAGATGCGAGTCGGTGCCAGCAGGTGGTCTGCTAATGGTTTACCAGCGAGCTGCGTGGTTTGTGGATCGCAACCACTGACTTCGAGTATTTTGCGCACCAACGAATAACCATTGGAGTGCGGACCGCTGGAACCAAGAGCAATCAGTACATCGCCATCGGTTACTTTCGTACCGTCGATAATTTCTGATTTTTCCACCACTCCAACGCAGAAACCGGCAACGTCATAATCTTCGCCGTGGTACATACCTGGCATTTCTGCGGTTTCACCACCAACCAGAGCACAACCAGATTGCAGGCAGCCTTCCGCGATACCGCTAATAACGGAAGATGCGGTATCAACATCC
Coding sequences:
- the guaB gene encoding IMP dehydrogenase, which produces MLRIAKEALTFDDVLLVPAHSTVLPNTADLSTQLTKTIRLNIPMLSAAMDTVTEARLAIALAQEGGIGFIHKNMSIERQAEEVRRVKKHESGVVTDPQTVLPTTTLREVKELTERNGFAGYPVVTEENELVGIITGRDVRFVTDLNQPVSVYMTPKERLVTVREGEAREVVLAKMHEKRVEKALVVDDEFHLIGMITVKDFQKAERKPNACKDEQGRLRVGAAVGAGAGNEERVDALVAAGVDVLLIDSSHGHSEGVLQRIRETRAKYPDLQIIGGNVATAAGARALAEAGCSAVKVGIGPGSICTTRIVTGVGVPQITAVADAVEALEGTGIPVIADGGIRFSGDIAKAIAAGASAVMVGSMLAGTEESPGEIELYQGRSYKSYRGMGSLGAMSKGSSDRYFQSDNAADKLVPEGIEGRVAYKGRLKEIIHQQMGGLRSCMGLTGCGTIDELRTKAEFVRISGAGIQESHVHDVTITKESPNYRLGS
- the guaA gene encoding glutamine-hydrolyzing GMP synthase gives rise to the protein MTENIHKHRILILDFGSQYTQLVARRVRELGVYCELWAWDVTEAQIRDFNPSGIILSGGPESTTEENSPRAPQYVFEAGVPVFGICYGMQTMAMQLGGHVEASNEREFGYAQVEVVNDSALVRGIEDALTADGKPLLDVWMSHGDKVTAIPSDFITVASTESCPFAIMANEEKRFYGVQFHPEVTHTRQGMRMLERFVRDICQCEALWTPAKIIDDAVARIREQVGDDKVILGLSGGVDSSVTAMLLHRAIGKNLTCVFVDNGLLRLNEAEQVLDMFGDHFGLNIVHVPAEDRFLSALAGENDPEAKRKIIGRVFVEVFDEEALKLEDVKWLAQGTIYPDVIESAASATGKAHVIKSHHNVGGLPKEMKMGLVEPLKELFKDEVRKIGLELGLPYDMLYRHPFPGPGLGVRVLGEVKKEYCDLLRRADAIFIEELRKADLYDKVSQAFTVFLPVRSVGVMGDGRKYDWVVSLRAVETIDFMTAHWAHLPYDFLGRVSNRIINEVNGISRVVYDISGKPPATIEWE
- a CDS encoding SMI1/KNR4 family protein; the protein is MSSKSDAIITESDIPPLVWPEFTDIFARINWWRACALAWSVEWNRLSPITPVLASEIDALEQRLGCTIPLLLRTYHEHIGALDLVETLCSVQPAPYAAIEPLIDAYPGITDLLEDLSDSDEQRNLVDQLIAFGDYLGNGNLWCFHRVTGEVWYFDHDCPPMLTQMFSDVGQYLDLVMFKCLLTVHGEEDNEEMLREKLGEALVEKWMY
- a CDS encoding DUF5384 family protein; its protein translation is MKKILLCAILSTLSSTVFAASLQDQLSAVAEAEQQGKNEAKKEHDEWVAQRNREIQQEKQRRANAQAAANKKAAAAAAERQARQDKLDAEASKDKKRDQGYEDELRSLEIQKQKLALAREEARVKRENEFIDQELKRSAAHTDVVQSEADANRNMSEGGRDLLKSVGKAEENKAEKSDSWFN
- a CDS encoding YfgG family protein; amino-acid sequence: MSQPTSLRKRHRFNSRMTRIVLLISFIFFFGRFIYSSVGAWHHHQDKKEAQQSTLSSSSHTQR